The genomic window CGACAACAAGTTCGCCGCGCTGAACACCGCGGTGTGGTCGGGTGGCTCGTTCATCTACGTGCCGAAGGGCGTGCAGGTCGAGATCCCGCTGCAGGCCTACTTCCGGATCAACACCGAGAACATGGGCCAGTTCGAGCGGACGCTGATCATCGTCGACGAGGGCGCCTACGTGCACTACGTCGAGGGCTGCACCGCGCCGATCTACAAGTCGGACTCGCTGCACTCCGCGGTCGTCGAGATCATCGTCAAGAAGAACGCGCGCTGCCGGTACACGACCATCCAGAACTGGTCGAACAACGTCTACAACCTGGTCACCAAGCGGGCGATCGCCCACGAGGGCGCGACCATGGAGTGGATCGACGGCAACCTCGGCTCCAAGGTCACCATGAAGTACCCGGCGGTCTGGATGACCGGCGAGCACGCCAAGGGCGAGGTCCTGTCCATCGCCTTCGCGGGCGAGGGCCAGCACCAGGACGCCGGCGCCAAGATGGTGCACGCGGCGCCGAACACCTCCTCGACGATCGTGTCGAAGTCGGTGGCGCGCGGCGGCGGCCGGACCTCCTACCGCGGCCTCGTGCAGATCGACGAGGGCGCGCACGGCTCGAAGTCGACGGTCAAGTGCGACGCGCTGCTGGTCGACGCGATCAGCCGGTCGGACACCTACCCCTACGTCGACGTCCGCGAGGACGACGTCGCCATGGGCCACGAGGCGACCGTCTCCCGGGTCAGCGAGGACCAGCTCTTCTACCTCATGAGCCGCGGCCTGTCCGAGGACGAGGCCATGGCGATGGTGGTCCGCGGGTTCGTCGAGCCGATCGCCCGCGAGCTGCCCATGGAGTACGCCCTCGAGCTCAACCGGCTCATCGAGCTGCAGATGGAAGGTGCCGTCGGCTGATGTCGGCAGAGAACACCCCCAGCACCACCGGCCTCACCACCGAGTCGGCCGTCCTCGCCGGCGAGCTGTTCGGCGAGGGCGTCGGCACCCAGGCCGGCCCGCCCGCCGTCCCCGCGGCGGGCACCGGCACGGCCGGGCAGGCCGCCCCGGGCTCGCACTCGCACGGCGGGACCGCCCCGACCGGCTCGCCGGCCGAGCGGTTCACCTCGACCGACCCGGACGCCTTCGGCGTGCCCACCGGCCGCGAGGAGACCTGGCGCTTCACCCCGATGCGCCGGATCCGCCCGCTGCTCGACGGCGCGGCGCCCTCGGGGACGGGGTCCGACGCGCACCTGACGTGGACGACCGACCTGCCCGAGGGCGCCGAGCTCGTCTCCGTCGACGCCGACGACCCGCTGCTCAAGGGGCTGCCCGAGCCGGTCGACCGGCTCGCCGCCCTCGCGCGGCAGCGCAGCGGCGGCGCCGCCGTCGTCCGGATCGCGCCCGAGGCGCGGCTCGACCGCCCGGTCACCCTCGGCCTGGCCGGCACCGGGTCCGAGGACGTCGTGTGGGGCCAGCTGGTCGTGGAGGTCGGGCGGTTCGCCGAGGCGACCGTCGTCCTCGACCACAGCGGCCTGGCCCGCTACGCCGGCGGCGTCGCCGTCGTCGTGGGTGACGGCGCGCAGGTGACCGTCGTGTCCGTCCAGGACTGGGCGCCGGGCGCGGTGCACGGCGGGCAGTTCGACGCCGTCGTCGGCCGCGACGCCAGCTACAAGCAGGTCGTGGTCACCCTCGGCGGCGACCTCGTCCGGCTGGTCAGCAACGTCCAGTACGCCGGTCCCGGCGGGTCGGCGGAGCTGTTCGGCGTCTACTTCTCCGACGAGACGCAGCACCAGGAGCACCGCCTGTGGGTCGACCACGCGGTGCCCAACTGCTCCAGCAACGTGCTCTACAAGGGCGCGCTGCAGGGCGAGGGTGCGCGCACGGTGTGGATCGGCGACGTCCG from Geodermatophilus normandii includes these protein-coding regions:
- the sufB gene encoding Fe-S cluster assembly protein SufB produces the protein MTSTQQPVTGQPLTQDEQIEQLGRYQYGWADADVAGSSARRGLSEDVVRDISARKDEPEWMLERRLKALRLFDRKPMPDWGSDLSGIDFQNIKYFVRSTEAQATSWEELPEDIKNTYDKLGIPEAEKQRLVAGVAAQYESEVVYHKIREDLEEQGVVFLDTDTALKEHPDLFREYFGSVIPSGDNKFAALNTAVWSGGSFIYVPKGVQVEIPLQAYFRINTENMGQFERTLIIVDEGAYVHYVEGCTAPIYKSDSLHSAVVEIIVKKNARCRYTTIQNWSNNVYNLVTKRAIAHEGATMEWIDGNLGSKVTMKYPAVWMTGEHAKGEVLSIAFAGEGQHQDAGAKMVHAAPNTSSTIVSKSVARGGGRTSYRGLVQIDEGAHGSKSTVKCDALLVDAISRSDTYPYVDVREDDVAMGHEATVSRVSEDQLFYLMSRGLSEDEAMAMVVRGFVEPIARELPMEYALELNRLIELQMEGAVG
- the sufD gene encoding Fe-S cluster assembly protein SufD; this encodes MSAENTPSTTGLTTESAVLAGELFGEGVGTQAGPPAVPAAGTGTAGQAAPGSHSHGGTAPTGSPAERFTSTDPDAFGVPTGREETWRFTPMRRIRPLLDGAAPSGTGSDAHLTWTTDLPEGAELVSVDADDPLLKGLPEPVDRLAALARQRSGGAAVVRIAPEARLDRPVTLGLAGTGSEDVVWGQLVVEVGRFAEATVVLDHSGLARYAGGVAVVVGDGAQVTVVSVQDWAPGAVHGGQFDAVVGRDASYKQVVVTLGGDLVRLVSNVQYAGPGGSAELFGVYFSDETQHQEHRLWVDHAVPNCSSNVLYKGALQGEGARTVWIGDVRIRPAATGTDTYELNRNLVLTDGARADSVPNLEIETGEIVGAGHASATGRFDDEQLFYLCSRGIDAETARRLVVRGFFADVVSRIGIDALQDRLMRTIETRLGALPGLDEQPVEVA